One Methylophaga marina DNA window includes the following coding sequences:
- the urtD gene encoding urea ABC transporter ATP-binding protein UrtD gives MSTSTDFLLAIEDLTVSFDGFKAVDTLNMYIDKNELRVIIGPNGAGKTTLLDLICGKTKASSGSIKFKNHELTKQAEHEIVRTGVGRKFQTPSIYENLSVYENLEVSYPEGRGVFGSLFFKSTDKVRDTVLQIAEEIQLLDELDTEAAVLSHGQKQWLEIGMLLMQDPELLMLDEPVAGMSAKERDETAELLNRICQNRSVIVIEHDMEFVKKIARKVTVLHQGKILAEGAMDNVQNDEKVIEVYLGH, from the coding sequence ATGAGTACCTCTACTGATTTTCTGTTAGCGATTGAAGACCTGACAGTCTCATTTGATGGCTTCAAAGCGGTTGATACATTGAATATGTATATCGACAAAAATGAACTTCGTGTGATTATCGGTCCTAATGGGGCCGGTAAAACCACTTTGCTGGACTTAATTTGTGGCAAGACAAAAGCGAGTTCAGGCTCGATTAAATTCAAAAATCATGAACTCACTAAACAAGCTGAACACGAAATCGTCAGAACAGGAGTCGGACGAAAATTCCAAACTCCCTCTATCTACGAAAACCTGAGTGTGTATGAAAATCTGGAAGTCTCTTATCCAGAAGGCCGTGGCGTATTTGGCAGTTTATTTTTCAAATCGACCGATAAAGTTCGTGACACTGTTTTACAAATAGCAGAAGAAATCCAACTACTGGACGAGCTCGATACAGAAGCGGCCGTGCTCAGTCACGGCCAAAAACAATGGTTAGAGATTGGCATGCTATTGATGCAGGACCCTGAACTACTGATGCTGGATGAGCCAGTGGCAGGCATGAGTGCGAAGGAACGTGACGAAACAGCCGAGTTACTTAACCGAATTTGTCAAAACCGTTCAGTGATTGTGATTGAACATGATATGGAATTTGTGAAAAAAATTGCTCGTAAGGTCACGGTATTACATCAAGGGAAAATTCTGGCTGAAGGTGCGATGGATAATGTACAAAATGACGAAAAAGTCATTGAAGTCTATCTGGGCCATTAA
- a CDS encoding FmdB family zinc ribbon protein: MPVYDYRCAQCGEFSALRKMSESSLPCTCENCGELAPRIITAPNLALMDGGRKKAFERNEKSAHDPRQARRSSCGCSGTHTCSTSNKDTSSSNENKQGNGLLMQTKKTARPWMLGH, translated from the coding sequence ATGCCTGTTTATGACTACCGATGTGCGCAATGTGGCGAATTTTCAGCACTACGCAAAATGAGCGAATCCAGCTTGCCCTGCACTTGTGAAAACTGTGGTGAGTTAGCGCCACGTATCATCACGGCCCCAAATCTGGCCCTGATGGATGGTGGCAGAAAGAAAGCGTTTGAGCGTAACGAAAAATCGGCACACGACCCCAGACAGGCTCGACGTTCCAGCTGTGGTTGTTCAGGCACGCACACTTGCTCGACATCAAACAAAGACACGTCATCTTCTAACGAAAATAAACAAGGAAACGGCCTATTGATGCAAACGAAGAAAACTGCAAGACCTTGGATGCTCGGTCACTGA
- the fmdA gene encoding formamidase yields MKTIVKLDLDKKPWEQDGQIHNRWHPDIPMIAMVKPGDEFRVECMDWTGGQIGNNDSADDIRDVDLTQVHYLSGPIGVEGAEPGDLMVVDILDVGTFEDQQWGFNGLFAKENGGGFLTDHFPDASKSIWDFHGIYTTSRHIPNVQFAGIMHPGLIGCLPSKEMLEEWNQREADLIATDPDRVPMLACPPEEKSAVMGRLKGDEAAAAAKTGARTVPPREHGGNCDIKNLTKGSRIYFPVYVKDGGLSMGDLHFSQGDGEITFCGAIEMAGYLDIRVNLIKGGVKKYGIKNPLFKPSVVEPKYRDYLIFEGISVDEQGKQHYLDVNVAYKQACLNAIEYMKKFGYSGQQAVSILGTAPVEGHISGIVDVPNACATLWLPTEIFDFDIMPNPDGPLELVTPGIDTAKTS; encoded by the coding sequence ATGAAAACGATAGTAAAACTCGATTTAGATAAAAAACCATGGGAGCAGGACGGTCAAATCCATAACCGTTGGCATCCAGATATACCCATGATCGCCATGGTCAAGCCCGGTGATGAATTCCGTGTTGAATGTATGGATTGGACTGGCGGTCAGATTGGCAATAATGACAGTGCGGATGATATCCGTGATGTCGATTTAACACAGGTTCACTATTTAAGTGGCCCGATTGGTGTTGAAGGTGCCGAACCTGGCGATTTGATGGTGGTAGACATTTTGGATGTCGGCACCTTTGAAGATCAGCAATGGGGTTTTAATGGTTTATTCGCTAAAGAAAACGGTGGTGGTTTTTTAACTGACCACTTCCCTGATGCCAGTAAGTCTATCTGGGACTTCCACGGTATTTACACGACATCACGTCACATTCCAAACGTGCAGTTTGCCGGCATTATGCATCCTGGTTTGATTGGTTGCTTACCATCAAAAGAAATGCTGGAAGAATGGAATCAGCGTGAAGCTGACTTAATTGCGACTGATCCTGACCGTGTACCTATGCTTGCATGTCCGCCTGAAGAAAAATCAGCGGTAATGGGGCGATTAAAAGGTGATGAAGCGGCTGCTGCGGCTAAAACAGGTGCACGTACGGTACCACCACGTGAGCACGGTGGTAACTGTGATATCAAAAACCTGACTAAAGGTTCACGTATTTATTTTCCTGTGTATGTGAAAGACGGTGGCCTTTCAATGGGTGACCTTCACTTCTCTCAAGGTGATGGTGAAATCACTTTCTGTGGTGCGATTGAGATGGCGGGTTACTTAGATATCCGTGTCAACTTAATCAAAGGCGGCGTTAAGAAATATGGCATCAAAAACCCACTGTTCAAACCAAGTGTGGTTGAGCCTAAGTACCGTGATTACCTGATTTTCGAAGGTATCTCAGTTGATGAACAAGGTAAACAACATTACCTGGACGTTAATGTGGCCTACAAACAAGCTTGTTTGAACGCCATTGAGTACATGAAGAAGTTTGGTTACAGCGGTCAGCAGGCCGTCTCCATTCTTGGTACAGCACCGGTTGAAGGTCATATCAGCGGTATTGTTGATGTACCAAATGCTTGTGCGACCTTGTGGTTGCCAACAGAGATCTTTGATTTCGACATCATGCCTAATCCAGACGGCCCGTTAGAGCTGGTGACCCCAGGCATTGATACTGCAAAAACATCTTAA
- a CDS encoding urease subunit beta, whose protein sequence is MIPGEMRFANGDIELNVQRETKLIDVSNSGDRPVQVGSHYHFYEVNDALLFDRDQAYGFRLNITAGTAVRFEPGQMRSIELVKLAGAQTVYGFAGKVMGALS, encoded by the coding sequence ATGATTCCAGGTGAAATGCGTTTTGCAAATGGTGATATTGAGCTGAATGTTCAGCGTGAGACCAAACTCATTGATGTTTCCAATTCAGGTGATCGTCCAGTCCAGGTCGGTTCGCACTATCATTTTTATGAAGTCAATGATGCCTTGTTGTTTGACCGCGATCAGGCCTATGGCTTCCGTCTGAATATAACAGCTGGCACGGCTGTTCGGTTTGAACCAGGTCAAATGCGTAGTATTGAGCTGGTTAAACTGGCAGGTGCCCAAACAGTATACGGGTTTGCGGGTAAAGTCATGGGAGCCTTGTCATGA
- the urtC gene encoding urea ABC transporter permease subunit UrtC translates to MNFFVERFLGGKNGAIGLAILAALILIILPLSLDLFRLNLVGKYLTYAFAAVSLVLLWGYGGILSLGQGVFFGLGGYAMAMFLKLEASDPESTAIQSTPGIPDFMDWNQLTELPWFWVPFEHFWVALLAILIVPSVFAFIIGYSMFKRRVGGVYFAIITQVIAVILTVLIVGQQGYTGGINGITDLKTLNGWDIRLDSSKYILYFINAFLLLAVICISRFILTSKFGRLLLAMKDKEDRVRFSGYDVSNFKIFIFCVSAVIAAIGGAMFTLQVGFMSPSFVGIVPSIEMVIFAAVGGRMSLIGVVYGTLLVNVGKTTFSETFPELWLFLMGGLFIAVVMFFPNGLAGIYEKYASKIGFLKRLQSNGDKAAGKDALEQKAELEGAK, encoded by the coding sequence ATGAATTTCTTTGTAGAACGTTTTCTGGGTGGTAAGAATGGCGCTATTGGTTTAGCCATTCTCGCAGCCTTAATTTTGATTATCCTGCCTTTATCATTGGATTTATTCCGTCTTAATCTGGTAGGCAAATATCTAACGTATGCTTTTGCTGCTGTTAGTCTGGTATTACTTTGGGGCTATGGTGGTATTTTGAGTTTAGGCCAGGGCGTGTTTTTTGGACTAGGTGGTTATGCCATGGCCATGTTCCTGAAGCTTGAGGCTTCAGATCCTGAAAGTACAGCTATCCAGTCTACACCGGGTATTCCTGATTTTATGGACTGGAACCAGTTAACGGAACTGCCTTGGTTCTGGGTGCCATTTGAGCATTTCTGGGTTGCCTTACTGGCTATCTTGATTGTGCCATCGGTGTTTGCATTCATTATTGGTTACTCCATGTTCAAACGCCGTGTGGGTGGGGTTTACTTCGCTATCATCACTCAGGTTATCGCGGTTATCCTGACAGTGCTTATCGTCGGTCAACAGGGGTATACCGGTGGTATCAATGGTATTACTGACTTGAAAACACTGAATGGTTGGGATATCCGTTTAGATTCCTCTAAATATATTCTCTACTTTATTAATGCCTTTTTATTATTGGCGGTCATTTGCATCAGTCGTTTTATTTTGACCAGTAAATTTGGTCGTCTGTTATTAGCCATGAAAGATAAAGAAGACCGCGTTCGCTTCTCTGGTTATGACGTGTCTAACTTCAAAATCTTTATTTTCTGTGTGTCAGCAGTGATTGCAGCCATCGGTGGTGCGATGTTTACCCTGCAAGTTGGCTTTATGTCACCTTCGTTTGTCGGCATTGTGCCTTCCATTGAAATGGTGATCTTTGCTGCCGTGGGTGGACGTATGTCATTGATTGGTGTGGTTTACGGGACATTATTGGTCAATGTGGGTAAAACGACATTTTCTGAAACCTTCCCTGAGCTTTGGTTATTCCTGATGGGCGGATTGTTTATCGCTGTGGTGATGTTCTTCCCGAATGGTCTGGCCGGTATTTATGAAAAATACGCCAGCAAAATTGGTTTCCTTAAACGTCTGCAAAGCAATGGTGACAAAGCAGCAGGAAAAGATGCACTTGAACAAAAAGCTGAATTGGAAGGAGCTAAATAA
- the ureG gene encoding urease accessory protein UreG has product MKEPLRVGIGGPVGSGKTALTLALCKRLRDTYNIAVVTNDIYTKEDAQFLTRNEALSADRIIGVETGGCPHTAIREDASMNLEAVAQLSKRFEPLDIVFIESGGDNLAATFSPELSDLTLYVIDVSAGEKIPRKGGPGITKSDLLIINKTDLAPLVGASLDVMDEDAKRMRGERPFFFTNLKDEQGLDDIILFIEKQGLMLH; this is encoded by the coding sequence ATGAAAGAACCATTACGGGTGGGGATCGGCGGGCCAGTCGGCTCAGGTAAAACGGCATTAACATTAGCTTTATGTAAACGTCTGCGTGATACCTATAACATAGCCGTTGTCACTAATGATATTTATACCAAAGAAGATGCACAGTTCCTAACCCGAAATGAAGCCCTGTCAGCAGACCGGATTATTGGTGTGGAAACCGGTGGTTGTCCGCATACAGCGATCCGTGAAGATGCGTCGATGAATCTGGAAGCCGTGGCACAGTTGAGTAAACGTTTCGAGCCATTGGATATTGTCTTTATTGAAAGCGGTGGTGATAATTTAGCCGCCACCTTTAGTCCAGAGCTTTCCGACTTGACCTTATATGTCATTGACGTATCAGCCGGTGAAAAAATACCGCGTAAAGGTGGGCCGGGAATTACCAAATCTGATTTGCTGATTATTAATAAAACAGACTTAGCGCCACTGGTAGGCGCTTCCTTAGACGTGATGGATGAAGATGCCAAACGTATGCGTGGGGAACGTCCGTTCTTTTTTACCAACCTGAAAGATGAGCAAGGTCTGGATGACATTATCCTGTTTATTGAAAAACAAGGCTTAATGCTGCACTAA
- a CDS encoding urease subunit gamma, with protein MDLTPREKDKLLIFTAALLAERRKDRGVKLNYPEAVAYITAAIMEGARDGRSVSDLMSYGTTLLTREDVMDGIAEMVTEIQVEATFPDGTKLITVHDPIV; from the coding sequence ATGGATTTAACGCCAAGAGAAAAAGATAAGTTACTGATTTTTACAGCTGCATTATTAGCAGAACGTCGTAAAGACCGTGGTGTGAAATTAAATTATCCGGAAGCGGTGGCTTATATCACCGCAGCGATTATGGAAGGGGCCAGGGACGGGCGAAGTGTCAGTGACCTGATGAGTTATGGCACGACCTTACTGACACGTGAAGATGTGATGGATGGCATTGCGGAAATGGTCACCGAAATACAAGTGGAAGCCACGTTCCCTGATGGCACCAAATTAATTACTGTACACGACCCCATAGTGTGA
- a CDS encoding HupE/UreJ family protein: MKKSLLILMALVGFPLTAMAHPGHDAVGFMSGFLHPLTGLDHLLVMLAIGFWAARAPTENRFQIPTLFIIFLLIGLTMGAFMTTSSMVELGIAVSVLAMGLILFLSARISALWQLMLTSMFGLMHGFVHGQELVLAEHGFMAILGLTLTTAGLLATGFLLGRQKDRIGQYLQSLLISVLAVAGAFFLIA, from the coding sequence ATGAAAAAAAGCCTTTTAATTTTAATGGCATTAGTCGGATTTCCGTTGACGGCGATGGCACACCCAGGCCATGACGCAGTCGGGTTTATGAGTGGGTTTTTGCATCCGTTAACCGGTTTAGATCATTTATTAGTGATGTTAGCAATCGGGTTCTGGGCAGCACGTGCACCCACTGAAAATCGCTTTCAAATACCGACCTTATTTATCATCTTTCTATTGATCGGCCTGACGATGGGGGCCTTCATGACTACGTCTAGTATGGTTGAGCTAGGTATAGCTGTGAGTGTGCTGGCAATGGGGCTCATTCTCTTCTTGAGTGCCAGAATCAGTGCGTTATGGCAACTGATGCTGACAAGTATGTTTGGTTTGATGCATGGTTTTGTGCATGGACAAGAATTAGTCCTGGCCGAGCATGGCTTTATGGCTATTCTGGGGTTAACACTGACAACAGCCGGTTTGTTAGCTACAGGTTTCTTGTTGGGCCGTCAGAAAGATCGTATAGGCCAGTATCTACAAAGCCTGCTAATATCTGTATTAGCCGTGGCAGGCGCCTTTTTCCTAATAGCTTAA
- the urtE gene encoding urea ABC transporter ATP-binding subunit UrtE, whose protein sequence is MFEVENLQVSYGQSEVIHEISFKAEKNETLAIMGRNGMGKTTLFKSLMGILPSQSTKVNLEGQDLSGMESYKRVANGLAYVPQGRMIFPNLTVQENIETGLQVSKQKSIPEDIFSLFPVLHEMRHRKGGNLSGGQQQQLAIARALVTNPKVLLLDEPTEGIQPSIIKDIARVLNEIRQMREITIVVSEQVLSFTMDIADRIMVIEKGNLIHEDLRENVDAAKIKQYLTV, encoded by the coding sequence ATGTTCGAAGTTGAAAACCTGCAAGTCAGTTATGGCCAGAGTGAAGTCATTCATGAAATCAGTTTTAAAGCTGAAAAAAATGAAACATTGGCGATTATGGGCCGAAATGGCATGGGTAAAACCACCTTATTTAAATCTTTAATGGGGATTTTGCCTAGTCAGTCGACAAAAGTGAATTTGGAAGGGCAAGATCTCAGTGGCATGGAAAGCTACAAACGTGTGGCGAATGGTCTTGCCTATGTGCCCCAAGGTCGAATGATTTTCCCTAATCTGACCGTTCAGGAAAATATTGAAACAGGTCTACAGGTATCAAAGCAGAAGTCGATACCGGAAGATATTTTTTCATTGTTTCCTGTGCTGCATGAAATGCGTCATCGTAAAGGCGGTAATCTATCGGGTGGTCAGCAGCAGCAATTAGCGATAGCACGTGCGTTGGTGACTAATCCTAAAGTATTGTTATTGGATGAACCGACGGAAGGTATTCAGCCGTCTATCATTAAGGATATCGCCCGCGTTTTAAATGAAATTCGTCAAATGCGTGAGATAACCATTGTCGTATCAGAACAGGTTTTAAGCTTTACTATGGATATCGCTGATCGCATCATGGTGATCGAAAAAGGTAATTTAATTCATGAAGATCTGCGTGAAAATGTGGATGCAGCTAAGATTAAACAATACCTGACAGTGTAA
- a CDS encoding urease accessory protein UreD, with product MTQLIDRTQVNTAMTGWDARLQLSFIERNGKTILAKKAHSGPLTIQKCLYPEGPNPAHALVIHPPGGVAGGDRLQLLFELATSAKSLITTPGATKWYKSAGRQASQTVTIEQHDDSLLEWFPQENIVFDGADVTLKTQVELSQNAHFAGWDISCLGRQASGEHWQHGRYQQVLQIKRDDRLIWQENAVFKPDSLMLTSIAGLRGFPVFGSFVVTAGHIPDSVMEQCRHVTLNSVAQYGVSALPEVFTARYIGNCAQEARQYFEQLWSCLRPWYANSRAVRPRIWAT from the coding sequence GTGACGCAATTGATAGACAGAACCCAAGTAAATACTGCAATGACAGGCTGGGATGCTCGTCTTCAATTAAGTTTTATCGAACGAAATGGTAAGACGATTCTGGCAAAAAAGGCCCACTCTGGTCCTTTAACTATTCAAAAATGTCTCTATCCCGAAGGGCCTAATCCGGCACATGCATTAGTTATTCATCCTCCAGGTGGTGTTGCGGGTGGCGACCGTCTGCAGCTTCTGTTTGAGCTGGCAACTTCTGCAAAGAGTTTGATCACGACGCCTGGTGCGACCAAGTGGTATAAGTCGGCTGGACGACAAGCCAGTCAAACCGTGACTATTGAGCAGCACGATGACAGTCTTCTCGAGTGGTTTCCCCAGGAAAATATTGTGTTTGATGGTGCTGATGTCACGCTGAAAACACAGGTCGAATTGAGCCAAAATGCGCATTTTGCGGGATGGGATATCAGTTGTCTTGGACGACAGGCCAGTGGCGAACACTGGCAACATGGGCGTTACCAACAAGTGTTGCAGATAAAGCGTGACGATCGTTTGATATGGCAAGAGAACGCGGTATTTAAGCCGGACAGTCTTATGCTGACATCGATAGCTGGATTACGCGGTTTTCCCGTGTTTGGTAGTTTTGTGGTCACCGCCGGTCATATCCCGGATAGTGTGATGGAGCAATGCCGACACGTCACACTCAACTCTGTAGCGCAGTATGGGGTTTCCGCACTCCCTGAAGTCTTTACAGCACGCTATATCGGCAATTGTGCACAAGAAGCACGACAGTATTTTGAACAATTATGGTCTTGTCTGCGGCCATGGTATGCAAACTCACGCGCTGTACGCCCACGTATTTGGGCAACCTGA
- the urtB gene encoding urea ABC transporter permease subunit UrtB encodes MGDYSIQELTSILAMQGFAGLSLFSVLLLMALGLAIIFGQMGVINMAHGEFMAIGAYTTYMLSVMTETYFPEFLSYYFFFAIIASFIVAGVVGYFIEWLLIRHLYKRPLDTLLATWGLSLIMQQIFRSLFGAREVSPTLPDWLMGSYMPTDTIFIPINGMFVLGLTTLVTIGVFILMYRSSWGLNVRATTQNRVMSGAVGINTTRVDRMTFALGCGIAGVAGAAFTTIASTGPTSGSLYIVDTFMVVVFGGAASLFGTIASAFSIAQAQSILEFFISGSMAKVLTLLTLVIILMMRPEGLFSSKVRK; translated from the coding sequence ATGGGCGATTATTCAATACAAGAATTGACATCAATTCTGGCCATGCAAGGGTTTGCAGGTTTGAGTTTATTCAGTGTGCTGCTGTTAATGGCACTGGGCCTTGCAATTATTTTCGGACAGATGGGCGTCATTAACATGGCCCATGGCGAGTTTATGGCAATTGGTGCGTATACCACCTATATGTTGTCAGTCATGACAGAAACCTATTTTCCTGAGTTTCTGAGTTATTACTTTTTCTTTGCCATCATTGCCTCATTCATCGTTGCCGGTGTAGTGGGCTATTTCATCGAATGGCTGCTGATCAGGCATCTCTATAAACGTCCTCTGGATACACTTTTAGCGACGTGGGGATTGAGTTTGATCATGCAACAGATTTTCCGTTCTCTGTTTGGCGCACGTGAAGTCAGCCCAACATTACCAGATTGGTTAATGGGCTCTTACATGCCAACAGATACGATTTTTATACCCATCAACGGTATGTTCGTTTTGGGATTAACCACCCTGGTCACCATTGGTGTCTTTATCCTCATGTACCGTTCTTCTTGGGGCTTAAATGTACGAGCCACTACACAAAATCGTGTGATGAGTGGTGCCGTCGGTATTAATACAACACGCGTTGATCGCATGACCTTTGCTTTAGGTTGCGGCATTGCCGGTGTGGCAGGCGCGGCTTTCACAACCATCGCCTCAACAGGCCCAACGTCAGGTTCTTTGTACATCGTAGATACCTTCATGGTCGTTGTCTTTGGTGGTGCTGCCAGCTTATTCGGCACGATCGCTTCAGCCTTCAGTATCGCTCAGGCTCAATCTATTCTTGAGTTCTTTATCAGCGGTTCCATGGCAAAAGTACTGACCTTGCTGACACTGGTCATCATTCTGATGATGCGTCCAGAAGGTTTGTTCTCTAGTAAAGTTCGTAAATAA
- the ureE gene encoding urease accessory protein UreE: MLEIHTKLSNNGISEFDDMVSMSFDLRQKSRIRVNLASGREAAIFMPRGEILRGGDILQADDGSIIQVQAADQKVMIVTTHSAHDLMRAAYHLGNRHVPLEIGDGWLKLESDYVLKDMLLGLRVTVEETDAPFEPEAGAYGGGHHHHHDDDHDHDHHSHHHHH; encoded by the coding sequence ATGCTTGAAATACACACAAAATTAAGCAATAACGGCATCAGCGAGTTTGATGACATGGTATCGATGAGTTTTGATTTACGTCAAAAAAGTCGTATCCGGGTCAATCTGGCTTCAGGTCGTGAGGCGGCGATATTTATGCCACGTGGAGAAATCTTACGCGGCGGTGATATTTTGCAAGCGGATGATGGCTCTATTATTCAGGTACAAGCGGCTGATCAAAAAGTCATGATTGTCACCACCCATTCTGCACATGATTTGATGCGGGCAGCCTACCATTTAGGTAATCGCCATGTGCCATTAGAAATTGGTGATGGCTGGCTGAAGCTGGAAAGCGATTATGTGTTAAAAGACATGTTGTTAGGTTTACGTGTGACTGTGGAAGAGACCGACGCGCCGTTTGAACCCGAGGCCGGCGCTTATGGCGGTGGACATCACCATCATCATGACGATGATCACGACCATGATCATCATTCACATCATCACCATCATTAA
- a CDS encoding urease accessory protein UreF has protein sequence MAVDITIIMTMITTMIIIHIITIINMKTTAAFSRLLQLASPALPIGAYSYSQGFEWAIESGDVTDKPTAQRWISDVLLTYYAQFELPVMKRLFEAWQNMDESAIQHWDSFYKAGRDSAETWLESRQMGYSLLRLQQDLDAWPQAKLDVITAIDEPSFPTVYAGTAVNWQISLAETLHVYAWSWIENQVSAAMKAIPLGQVAGQQILVAVSENITVVIEQAMQCADDEMSNFCPALSIASCRHETQYSRLFRS, from the coding sequence ATGGCGGTGGACATCACCATCATCATGACGATGATCACGACCATGATCATCATTCACATCATCACCATCATTAACATGAAAACCACAGCCGCATTTTCACGCTTATTACAACTGGCCAGCCCAGCTTTACCTATTGGTGCCTACAGTTATTCTCAAGGCTTTGAATGGGCCATTGAATCGGGCGATGTGACGGATAAACCAACCGCACAGCGTTGGATATCTGATGTATTGCTGACCTATTATGCGCAATTTGAATTGCCAGTGATGAAACGTTTGTTTGAGGCATGGCAAAACATGGATGAATCAGCCATCCAACATTGGGATAGCTTCTATAAGGCTGGTAGAGACAGTGCTGAAACCTGGCTTGAATCCAGACAAATGGGCTATTCCTTATTACGTCTGCAACAGGATTTAGATGCCTGGCCGCAAGCAAAATTAGATGTGATCACTGCCATTGATGAGCCCAGTTTTCCTACTGTATATGCGGGTACGGCGGTGAACTGGCAAATATCATTGGCGGAAACGTTGCATGTATATGCTTGGTCATGGATTGAAAATCAGGTCAGTGCGGCAATGAAAGCGATTCCATTAGGACAAGTGGCAGGTCAACAAATTCTGGTTGCCGTTAGTGAAAATATTACGGTCGTCATTGAACAGGCTATGCAATGTGCTGATGATGAAATGAGTAATTTCTGTCCCGCATTGAGCATAGCCAGCTGTCGGCATGAAACACAATATTCGAGATTATTCCGTTCTTAA
- the urtA gene encoding urea ABC transporter substrate-binding protein has product MKHFSRRKFLGKTGALLGAMIAAGFISTSAMAEDYPTAEVNTTGLAVTDDTVKVGILHSLTGTMAISETGAQEAEKLAIKQINESGGILGRQIEIIQEDGASDWPTFAEKSRKLLVNDNVAAVFGCWTSASRKAALPVFEQQNGLLYYPTFYEGLEQSHNVIYTGQEATQQILAGLDWVAKEKGAKTYYLIGSDYIWPRTSMKIARKHIENVLGGKVVGEEYKPLGDTQFGSVINKIRLKKPDVIFAAVVGGSNVAWFKQLNAAGINGAKQTLVTISVTEDEVLGIGGENLVGFYSVMKYFQSLDNDNNKEFVKAFKEMHGDDSVIGDVTQAAYLGPWLWKAAVEKAGSFDVDKVVAASEEGDIELTTAPEGYVKLHPNHHLWSYTRVAEWQKDGQAKVIYQSPELIEPNPFPEGYQ; this is encoded by the coding sequence ATGAAACATTTTAGTCGAAGAAAATTCTTAGGTAAAACAGGCGCTTTGCTTGGCGCAATGATAGCCGCTGGCTTCATTAGTACATCAGCAATGGCGGAAGACTACCCAACAGCTGAAGTGAATACCACAGGTTTGGCTGTAACGGATGACACCGTTAAAGTGGGTATCCTGCATTCATTGACTGGCACCATGGCCATCAGTGAGACCGGTGCTCAGGAAGCAGAAAAACTGGCTATCAAACAAATCAATGAGTCTGGCGGTATCTTAGGTCGTCAAATCGAAATTATTCAGGAAGATGGCGCGAGTGACTGGCCAACCTTTGCTGAAAAGTCACGTAAATTATTGGTGAACGATAATGTAGCTGCTGTTTTCGGTTGCTGGACTTCTGCATCACGTAAAGCGGCACTGCCTGTATTCGAACAGCAAAATGGTTTGCTTTACTACCCAACGTTCTATGAAGGTTTGGAACAATCACATAATGTGATTTACACCGGTCAAGAAGCGACTCAACAAATCCTGGCTGGTTTGGATTGGGTGGCTAAAGAAAAAGGTGCAAAAACGTATTATTTGATTGGCTCTGACTATATATGGCCACGTACATCAATGAAAATTGCCCGTAAACATATCGAAAATGTTTTAGGTGGCAAAGTCGTCGGTGAAGAATACAAACCATTAGGTGACACTCAGTTCGGTTCGGTTATCAATAAAATCCGTCTGAAAAAACCTGACGTTATTTTCGCCGCTGTTGTCGGTGGTTCTAACGTTGCATGGTTCAAGCAGTTAAACGCGGCTGGTATTAATGGTGCGAAACAAACACTGGTCACTATCTCTGTTACTGAAGACGAAGTCTTAGGTATCGGTGGTGAAAACCTGGTCGGTTTCTATTCAGTCATGAAGTATTTCCAAAGTCTGGATAACGACAATAACAAAGAATTCGTCAAAGCATTTAAAGAAATGCATGGTGATGACAGTGTTATTGGTGACGTAACTCAAGCCGCTTACCTTGGCCCTTGGTTATGGAAAGCCGCCGTCGAAAAAGCAGGCAGCTTTGATGTTGATAAAGTGGTTGCCGCTTCAGAAGAAGGTGACATTGAGTTAACAACTGCACCTGAAGGTTATGTAAAGCTTCATCCTAATCACCATCTGTGGAGCTACACTCGCGTAGCTGAATGGCAAAAAGACGGTCAAGCGAAAGTGATTTATCAATCACCTGAATTGATCGAACCAAATCCATTCCCAGAAGGTTATCAATAG